The Helicoverpa armigera isolate CAAS_96S chromosome 5, ASM3070526v1, whole genome shotgun sequence sequence GTACGCATTACGTCGGAAATCGGTAGATAACTTAATTCGGAGGAAGatttataaattatacttaACTGTTGAGTTAAACAATGCTGGTTTTTACATTACCAGTATTACCACGAATCCTTAGGTATGAAACTATTATCTTAAGGTATTAGATAACCTACATAGCCTACCTACGTATAAAAGGTTCTTCTTTGGATCCACTTTTGTAGTCTATTACGGCACCTGATCTCTAAGTAGGTAATGCCGCATTGGGATATCGGATATCAGGCTTAGCGTGGGTTTGATTagcctttaaaaatattttcgctttTGTTCCAAGTCTTTGAGTAATTAGATTTAGTCCTAATAATCGGGTTTTCTTTATAAAGGTTTTTGTTAGCAAAAAAGCTCAAATTAATGCCGTCTCTTTAACCCTTGAAGAAAATACGAGTAACCAAATTCCTTCGTTTTCTTCAGTAATTTTAGCATTCAAGAAGCGTGTAGTTTCTACTTACGTTAATTTGTTACTAAGCAAATACTGTTAATTTCAATCCAACGCCATTTCTTTCGGAAAGCCAAATGTTTTCAGTTTCATTAGTCGGCAAGAAAAGTGTCTTCTGAATTATTTAAGGAATGGGAAACTAATTTGAGCTCAGTACATTTTCGTCATTTTCTAATGCCAAGCAGTTAGTGCTGTTAGCCTAATATGGAATTTCCTATTTTCTTTGTTGCTAGGTGACGTAACAGAACTGGAGTACAACTTTGTGTCGGCGCTGGTGGCGCACGCCTTCTTCTCCACGAACCCCAAGAGGACGCTCAAAACACACCCTACACTTCAAGACTTCaactttacacatttttttaagaatttacaCAGGTATAGACAATTTccaatatcaattaaatagacTAGCTAGTTAGTTACCTAAGTTCCTCATTTtctaaatgcaaatatttttttgaagaacatCAAAACATCTACCTAATTAGCGCTAATGTATTCTGAACAAGCCATCATTCTGCTACAATGTAAACTAAACTCCCTTCAGTTGTTCTTTATAAATAGACACTGACACAACAATTAAGAAAAGTAGACCAAATCGATTCACAGAATTGCTCCAACGACAGTCAAGTggaattttgatttattgatcCTCATTTGTTCCAGAAAATCACAGAGGAACAAATTAAAAAGCTTGCTCCACTACTTCGAATGGTTAGATAAGAGTAGCAACGAGGGATCCATTAAATTAAGCAGACAGGTAAAGTTTTACCCCCAGTTATTCTAGAACGGCCACTAAACGGCTTTATGGCTGTACAACACGCAAATACTCCGCATACTACCACATAATGTCCATTCATAAAACGTCTAGACCGTATTCTGGGAAAAGAATTTCGGAACTGGTCGTTGACATTTTAACATGGTACAATTAATTAATGAGAAACGTAGTACGTAATTATTAACAACTAGCGAGCCGCCCCGGCTCCGCGCAAtgaatgttattatacatatataaaccTATATTCCtattcaatcactctatctcttaaaaaaaccgcatcataATCGGTTCtaaagttttgaagatttaagcgtattAAGGGACAcggggacatagggacagaaaaagcgaatTTGTTTATTACTCTGTAATGATTGGATGGGTCCTTCAGAAGCTGCTTTTCAGGAAGATAATCCTCAAACGTACTTTTTAGGTGATGACCTCAAAACAGTGGTTGACAATAGAGGACTGGTTAGAATGCACGCTGCCACTGTGCAAGCTGCAAGTGAGGCACGAAGGTCGTCCGGAGAGATGTGAGAACGACGAGGCCATCAGAGTCTGCTTCGCGTCCAGTCGAGTTGGTGGGGATACGCTTATTGATGGAGATTCACAGGTAAATCATAAGCTAAAGTAAGTCCTTCTTAATAGGTTTCccataacattatttaaatacataagaaTTATGTGCTCCGCAGCTGTTCTTTGACTATTGTGTCTACGGAATTATATGGCAATCAGGAAATGGAAATCAGGAAATTCTGCGAATTCTTCAGAAGTCATAATTTTGTAGTTAATCGTTTCTTACTTATCTGGATTTTGGATTCATCTTCATAAATTCGGCTCTTTAAAAATTACTCTGTGCCAACTGACTAGTCTCAAATAGTCATTTTCTCTTCAAGTTTCAGAACTAAGTTGGTTTACTATAAATTTTTCAGGAGTCCCTATCAATGTTCATGATGCCGGAGTTGCTTCCGGCCATGCTATCGGTAGAAGCTTTAGAAGATAACGAGGTGCTCAAGGTGGAAGGCGTGCGGCTCTTCAGCAGGATCTGCGACAAGAGACAGAAGACCAAAGTGGAACTGCTTGAAGAACCTAAAACGGTAAGACACAGAGTCTTCGCCTAAAAGGAACTTGAACTTTCTACCAGGTTCAAGCCATATTTGATGTAGCAGCTTCTGCCAGCATAaccataatttatttacacctCATCATTTTGGACCTATAAACaactttttttcataaatatgtcagttttcaaattcttttatttaccttttgcGAACTTCTTACATTTTACAGGTGACTGTATGCCTAATGGACGCAGAAGACTATAGCAAGCTGCCTTTAAGCCAATGGGAGGAAGACAACGTGTTACGAGAGCTCAACAAGTGTCTACTAGCTTTCCAACAGACGCCTATGAAAAGCAGAGATGGCAACCGGCATGAGAGGAGGCTTTCACCAATAGGTCAGTTGAAAAAACGACTCATTATagaatacctaatataaaagaGAAATCCTTAAAATTGTGGAAACAGGATCCTTAGAGCTATTTGACACTGTATTCACTAGCCGGGGCCCCTTAGCAATACGGAACCCCGAACTTACTTCTCCAAAATCACACGATCGGGCTCGCAGTAAATTTTAAACCCGCTCTGAATAGATGGGTCCGAAATGTTTAAGGTCTTTTTGCAACACCGTCAATGGGTCAAAACCACATTTCTATTACTTCGTCTTCATCAACAAAAAATCGtttcgtttttctttttttttcaatcatgtTTTAGAATTCAAattgtttattacatttttaggaGAGTCGTTCAGTCACACGCCGCCCGAAGTAGAAGCAACGGTAGTCATAAAGCAAGCCTCCTCATGCAGCACGCTGAACAGCTACAACAGTCGCAGCCCCTCGCCGCAGAACTACTGCGCGGCTACGCTCAACCTTAATGATCCTAGTAAGTGTACCTTCTTTAAGAATACTAAAATCATTCAATGGTCTTTTGAAATCAAATACCtttgtattatttgttatatttttcttcttgtctgttgtatgtgtgtaactgtgtacattaactgataatttattaactaCGATAAAATTGCATTAACCATTACCTAGATGAAAACTTATCCTATAACCAGCAGGCGAGTACCTGCTAAACGAGGAACCTTGAGTCATGCCGACCcgttaattaacattaaaacaaaaagaaccaaaacttttaagttaGTTATACAGTTACCTACAGTACATTTTCGTGGAAATACCACCTCATACCTCACAAAGTTCCCTTATGTACAAACCTAACCTTCTTTCACTTCGTTCTAGGCGCAGAGTTCACAAAGAAGAAATGCTGGTTATCTCCCGACGGGGGCATGTTGAACAACCGCAGAGGTCGGTTCATAGTGCTCGGCTCCTCCGGCGAATGCTTACCAGTCACCAGGTCTACGGGAGGCATACAGGACGGCCAGGAAGATAGTTTGTACTCCAGTTGTAACTCCAGCGATGATGAGTACCATAGTGCCAATGATAGCTTTGATTACGGTGAGTGAAGAGTGTTTAGCTGAACGTAGTATAGTAGAACATACCACTTAAAAGAAATCttgacaaaataaaagaaaatcgcccttaaaaaaacaaaagacgatcgACGAACTTCATCTAAGCGGGAACAGCAAGTTTTTTCAGACAACCAATCTACATTATTTTCTCAAGATTCCACTTCTTTGACTGTTCTTTTAATTAATACGACTATATGAAAACATAACACCCCTCATTTTTCATAATGGACTCCTTTTATTTCCAGGTAGCGAAGACGAAGGTCGAGGCGAGAGCGCTCGTCCCAACTCATTCCAGTACCTCAAGGAGCTATCCACTGAAGAAAGACGACTGAGCTTCGCTGATCGACTGCGGGAAGCGTTGCGGAGAGAGGCCGAACATTCTACCACCACCAGCACCGGGGACTGGTCTACTGATAGCTCTAGTTACGCTGTGGGCATCAGCATATCTGGGGCTGAGGTGCAGGATAATGATATCAGGTACATATGTTACGAAGAGGTCCATAATTTTCAGTTCTGTCTAGCCAAATTAAGCAGGGATATTTTCTATACCCTACACCTAGTTTTTGCTTAATTCTTAAATATGGCTTCTGTACCCGTTTTTCATTTATCTTGAAATTCAAATCGCAAATCGAGAAATTGATCATGTAATTCCTTCGTCAGAAAGGATGTCTTATAACAGAATGGGAGATTCTCTTTTTGTTTCATCCCGCTGACCTTATACCAGACACTGGAATTAATAAGTTCTTTGTCCCTCAGGGTAAAACGAGGCGGTTCAGTCGGCTTCGTGCTGACAGAGAAAGAGACTGTAAGCAATGGAGACCCTTCACCGAGACACCGACCCATCGGCAGGAAGGAAACTGGCAACAGTTCTAAGTATAGCTTCAGCACCGAATATACGTGAGTTTCCCAAAATTAGGAATTTCTTATCAAATGCTCTTCAAGAGTTTAATGCCTAGATTTCTGAAGTCAAGTTCATATTTTGATTCAAATGTTTCTTATTTTAGTTCGGAGTTAGAAGAAGTGTACGAGCAATTCAACCAGTGGCTCAACGACCCCATCGTCGACTCAGAATCGGGCGAACACAAAAATCGAGAGTTAGACTCTCGAGACTTGGCTGTGATTAGGTAAAGTATATCTTTTATATTACCCACATGAAACAAATTACACGATAAGTGGATAGGGTGACAAAAGACTTGCCTGAATCCATTAAGTCTTCACTCTTCAGAATCAGCTTTTCTGAATTACACCATATagcacataaaatatataaagttggGGGCATCCTTTTACCTGTCCCCATACATGAAGAGGTCAGGTCTTATTGAAATGCTATTCCAGACACGAAGATTCCTCTTTGCCTCTTGATGAAAATGGTATATTAGACTGTGAAGAAGGACCTAGTTGCGAAGACACTTCACTTTCGCAGCCAAAACAAGTTTTTGATAAACCAAATATCTCCAGGTAATAGGCAACCAGCAGTTCTATGACCTGTGTGTACTTGTGTAGATTTGAAATGACCACTTTTACGATTTCGCCTATGCTATACATAATTCTCTGTCGCAAAGAATTGACGAATTACTTCCAATTTAACAACTTGTACTAGCGACAAGGTTTTTTCCATCGATTTTAAGGCAGGGTTTAAGTGGTCTGATAATCTTAGGACATAATGCGGCGCAATGACCGAAAGTCCACCTACGAAGACATCAATCTTTTGTTTGAAGATCTGTGTTTGTGTCGTCAGTGGTTGTACCAAATTCTCTTAGGATTTTATGACAGTCACACCTAtaaacatgtaacgtaattaacgcacaccctcaaacaccccaattagaacataatacatacactgattttttaatttaacatgtatacgcattgttatttactaaattagttataccaattctcggagaactttttggtcatactactacgcacgcaaatatcgcgccgcgcgccgctcgactcgacacaacataacgaaactacggaaaaagccgacaatacacgaagtcttattactttattactttgagttagggtaggttcatatctgacggaacaTACGTCGCGTATTTTCGGTCGCGTAACGCTAAAACAGACAAATATAagataaaacattcaatcattcacacctaaccgatgatgcgttagtgcgtcgctcatacatttacgatacgctcgacgcattttccgttagatatgaaccgaccctaacggtctatttgattttgttttgactgtacagggttaatatgacaataatttccgtagttttaattatttttgggataaaaaattacctatattaaaaatgatataaatcgattcagtaaacgattctgaacaaactaatttcaggatgtgcgttaattaagttacatgttgtatatagcAAGGATTGTCAGTTATTTTGGGATTCCTCTAATTTTTTACAGTTTGGAGCCCAAGTAGCCCGGGTATATAACACATATCTATCTGAAAAGATTAGCAAATAAAgatattgtattaaatactTCGAAGCTAAAGCTATAGAAACAATATACGTACCTACAAGAAGTTTTGAATGGTCTATTCGGCTTCCATACAGTTCTTGCCAAATATCCTTACTTGACCAAAGTTGGCCAGTAACTTTACGATAGTCGAAATTTTAAtatgataaacaaaacatacctatgtacctaactTCGAAGATATATGACGGGAAATGTATGAAGTACCTTCAACACGTCAGGTTCGCGGGGTCGTTGCTGAAGCGCACTCTGTCGGAGTCGCTGGCggtgggcggcgcgggcggcggcgcggacgCGGCCGAGCTGTACGGGCGCGAGCCGCGGGCGCTGCCGCCGCGACCACTAGCGCTGGCGGCCCGCTCCCTCTCGCTCGAGCTCGCCAGGCACAAGCACCGCCTCGCCGCGCATCTCGTACGTACATACTTGCACTACTTCTGTACATGTTCAAACACTACCCAAATATTCCaatgacaattaaaaaaataggttcATAATGGTCACAGCAACAGCAACAGCCTTAGATATAACAGATTCAGCTGATTACCTACATCAAGCGTTTCATCGATAGGCAGGACATGCAAAAAACAAGAATTTGCTTACCGTGTTCTCCGTGACAGCATGAGATTTCATGATTATTTACAGAAACCACCCACTTTCTGAAGGTCCTTTGCCACTAATCTTGcagattatttatttcttcttagGAATGTGTGACCATTTTGCAGATGACAatgaatattttactttcagAAAACGGGTGTAAGTTACTCCGTCTTGTATTCATGTCTTAAGTTTTCcgttagtttaattaaagttacatAAAGACCAATGTGGGTAAGTAGTCAGATTCTACTTGGGTACTAACGGGGCCTAGGTAGTATTTACGTACTTCTTACCTTCCTAATCCGTATAAACCTCTTATCTACATTGATATGACTAAACCAAGACTGTACCGATGCTGGAGTACCACGATAATCTGTAGATTTATATAGTATTTTCGCTTTCTCAGATTGATTCAACACTGTTTTAACAACCTGACAAAAAGTTAACCCGATTTTAATAGGATCGAGTAAATCGGACCACACTACCCCGTGCTAAAAATATCTTCTTTCTGTTGGACCTACTTACAAAATGATTGGTTAACCAATGTCTAATGTAGTCGACTCTGTAATGATTACggtaataaacattattaaaaaaccGCGACTTACATATATAACATCTGCAAGGCTGATGCATTCGGATTTCCAAATTAATTACAACTAATTGCTGCAATAAACAAGGCATTAACAGCAAAATTATCTAACCATCGACCTAAACTGCTATATGTTTTGACAGAAACGTAAAGTTAAAGAATCTATACCGGAGGAGATAATAGAGGGCACGCGAGCGATCGACACGACACACAGCGACGAAGTCAAATGTACGGACAAGTCCACTGAGACGGGCTCTGTACCGCCCAACCCAAGTCTCAGGAAGAAAAAGTTGAACTGGATGATAAACATGATCGTAGAAACTATCGAAGAGACCGTCGAATGCGAACCGGTCACTGTAAAACTAAAGAAACCGAAGGTCAGGCGTGCACCCGGCTGTCGCTAACTCTAAACACTCAGTATCTACTAACATAACATGATTATAATCGTCTTTGCTTTCTGTCGAAACATATACTTCTGTGGTGTTGCATGTAATAATCGAGGCTAAATCAAACTTCGGTCGAACTGCATCTTGTGTCTCATAATTTGATCAGCTCAGGTTTGTTGATCGAAAAACTTTGAACGCAGGAGGCGCGGTGGAGTAAGCTCGAAACGCACTGTGTTAAAGAAATTTTCACCTCCTCTCCGTACCTATTCGTTCGTCTCATCTGTAAACgctaatataaaattttatgtaaacctattaattaatatttccgTTGTGTTCAGTGTCCCTCCGATTGACATAATAAATACAGcaagctaaaaataataaatacagcaAGCTAAAACTATTCATGCATAACGATTTGGTAGCACTGAAAAACGCACTACGGGAGCTATTGCTAATCGCTTGAAATTGTAATGTATTAAGTACTTTATCCATAATTCATTATTAGATATCCGTATCTAGACatgtattattttagtgtaattCAATATACCTTAGCCGTATCAGAttctttacacactttacacaAAAAAGGAAACTACTCACTAACTAGTTACCGACTTGTTTAATTTGAGGGGAGTTAAATTTTGATAATTCGATTGTGTTGTAACAGATTACAGAGTTACAGAGATATAAATCACTGGTACAGCTAGcatgttaaataattttctccgAAGTCGGCTACTAGTGAAAACGCAACAGAAAGAAACTACTGGGAATAAAATTGCTAACTTCAGAGGAGCAAACTTATTTGACACAAGCTGTAACTCAGTCTCAGTCGTAAGAATCTGGTTAGGCTGTGAGTAGTAAAGTTTGGGGATGTAGAGTGAAGTTGATCGCTACACGGTCCGCAGCTGTCGCAGTTGGCGCACAAGATCGTGTCGGGCGGGTCGTGCCGGCCGGTGGCCACGGGCAACTGGGGCTGCGGCACTCGTCTGCGAGGACACCCGCAGCTCAAACTGCTGCTGCAATGGCTGGCTGCTAGCGTGGCCGGAGTGCCCGCACTCATCTATTATACTTTCGGGAACGAGAAACTGTTCAAGGTATGTCCTAGACATGTGCCTATCACTGAAACgatagaattaattttaaaagaacaaTTATTTACTGCGTTAAATCCTCAAAACGTGAAGCTTTTCCAGAGAAGAAAACTTaatttggtgtttttttattgtcacgCCTTCATTTTTTTCCTCCACAGCTGGACACGCTCGTCCGAGTACTAGTAGACAGAAAATGGACGGTGGGTCAACTAGCGCGCGCCGTGCTCAAGTTCGCGCGACAGACGCTCCACGAGCCGCACGTCATACCAGACAACCACTCGCTGTTCGACGAACTCATAGGCATCGAGAAGATACCTGACGACACATAGCTAACACTCAAACAGCGACGCAAGGCTACAAGATAGCCGGCCGACTACGGTGCTTGCCACTAGTTTTTTATCCAAAGACTTCGATTGTATTAAACAGCGTCACACCACGGATTAGTTAACAAAACGAGTGAGTGGTGGCATGTGACAGTCGACAAACGATGTCACGCCAATGAACTTTGGTGATAGGTCATATTTGAGAGAATTTGGACTAACTATACTGCGTGTAAAGGATATGGAACTCCTTTTGTGCACTACTCCGTGACACAATGTTAGCTTTGTTCGGTCACTCCACTATAACTCATTAATGCATTTATGTTATTCCGTCATCATACTCAATAGTAAGGTGGTTCAACTGTgtcttattttaaataatgtttgtggacttttagatattttttacgaAATAGTTACATGAAAGCAATATTAGCGTTTGATTCGATTTAAAATACaactaaaaaagtatttttatacaacTATCGATTAAAGTACAATTATAAAGTTTATCTAATGTAAGTTTTATCAAGTCATTGTTAATAAACTTGATTAAAAAAACGTAAaagtgatttttaattaatacaaattttaataaatttacataatttataggGCAGTGCTAATATTAAGACTGTGTACTGTTTATAAAAAGTTTCCAAAGTTTACCAAATTCCAGTTTTTTACTATCGCGATACGTAATCATCCTAACGAAGTTAGCTaccatatttgtaaatattggaTAACGAGTTATTTCTTATTAAACCATCACATACATGTTATGTAGCTTGACAATATTATTATCCTGTTAGTCATATAACTGACATCACAAGTTCTGGTACCCATGGTATGGTGTCTTACAGTGTAAAGGCTTGATCTGACAAAGTCTTCCATAGCATGAATCTCAATGTGTCCAAAGTTGTTAATTTTGAAGTGAAACTATAGAATTTTCAAACGGGatgcgaaaataaaaataatgcgtCACATACTTGTGTATTATTTTACGTAACTTTTGAATTTAGAAACAAAATGGAGCTAGTTTAATTAAACTGTTTAATTTATgagacatatttattttcagtagctacaaattaataaaatcagtcACTATGTCAATATAATCACCAATTAATTAAGGTCTATTCACATGATTGATTCCCAAgcattttttgtatgttttaagtttttcataatttggtaatacaacaagctttaaaatattgtaaatccGTTGCCCAAAGCATTCTTGTGCATAGACCCTAACTTTGTTTTATTGACTTTACATTTTGAATCTTAATTTTATAGCAACTtaagtttttcaatattttgaaattgtttccACCCACAACATATACACAATCATTTTAGTGTGGAAGTAATATTTTCAGAGCAAAGATCTGAATCACAATCAACTGCCACATAATAAAGTTCCTTATTAGTACTGAGTATAGAATTCATGGAAAAACAAACTCCCACTggttacaaaaaagaaaaaatgctaGTTTTCCACTCACTCTATGCTTTCGTAGTTGCTGTACAAAAGAGGCAATATTAATGTCCACCCTAAAAGAAAAGTCCTCGCATGCGGCGTCCCATGCCCTGTCTATCATATAGTACATTGAATCTGTTCACTAGCTGGTTGATGGCGTTGCAGCCCTTCGTGATCGTGCCCAGGTAAGTCATCAGCGCCACGTCATTGCATTGCTGTaaaagaacacaaaaaaaaaacagttatattTGAATTCAAATAGATTACCGTCTTAACTCTGAAAGCCAAATAGAAAACTGCTTATTTGCATGATATCCGtaatgttaaatatattttgtctgCTAATTAATGGCAGCGTTACTGTCACTCACTGAGTGCCTTTACAATCTGGGTTACTTTAAGTAACGTTGTGTATggaacttaacaaaataattcccAGTACACGCACCGAGgtaattaaatgaaatagcTACGAACTTGATTATGTCAACAAAATACACGTACGTTATAGAAATGTGTGCGGAACTGTTGCGAAGTAAGTAGGGGCAGCCTGTTGGAGAGCGCCCGCGCCTCGCGCAGCAGCGCCGGCCGCGGCGGCAGCGAGCCGTCACGGATCGCGCGCACTGTCGCCAGCACCGCGCGCACACGAGACACTAACATCTTGATAGCTGATCGCTGAGCTGTTAGGTGCTCTGCCACTGTAAAAATAGTTATACACTTGTTATAGGTATAAATATGTTAGTTACCACTTTATACTTGAACGTTACTTAACTGTAACCTCTACTTAAAAGTGTATCTGTGGTAAAAAGGTATGTAAATGTGACAGAGATAGAATTATATTTTCAGTATGAATTAAGATTTGTGGTCATTTTGTAAGCATACTTTAACAAATACAATGCAATGTTATGACGAAACCCCTAGAAAGCTACTACAACTAGGTTTAACCAAACACtgctaacaaaaaaaaaatatttaaaaaaaagcgtggggtgcatggtgtcaatagttataaatattttattgacagatatgagtacagtgattctcatttcgataatatcttaaaaagcaccccacgctttttataaatatttttttttgtattcacactattattaatttatattcattgaaatttttaacactgttttcttaatttaaattcattaaaatttattttctattttttagttcgtttttctataaaaagtgtgttttttagtttttctaaactattatttattttctactttttagtttgttttaaaactattatttgttttgtagaattaaaattctctttagtatacaaaaatttgtcaatattagagaaaacggctaaagataattattggaaataaaaattaacatcgagtcctgccttatcgactgtagagaaaaaatctagaaaattttaattaattttcttaccttatcgactatagacgaaaattatataaattaacaaaaatcatattttgcaaattgaaaagcctagaagtcggtttctaatggatgttactaagttaattttgccaccgacttctaggccgatgcacaaaattgattttttttttgctttttagtgctttgggaagtcggtttaatatttttgtaaaattttatttatttaaagctttttgtgatacgaatagttgtcactatccatacaagtgggaagttctcatcaatacaaagaatataagtccaaacgaggtattttacatattcagttgtcgagttcccgcgactttctctggtctccatcatcaggtcagctccaaaccttcactgttgcataggtcttgtcaatacgaataatttaagcccaaacacgaggtagtttacatattcagttgtcgagttccctcgactttctctggtctccatcatcaggtcagctccaaaccttcactgttgcataggtcttgtcaatacgaataatttaagcccaaacacgaggtagtttacatattcagttgtcgagttccctcgaccctctctggtctccatcatcaggtcagctccaaatcttcacagttgaatagtgcttttaggcgtacacctgagtgttaagtttttactctatgtatgcctacaacttttgaaggttgccctcgatttctcagggtttccatcatcagatcctgacctgatgactatgggaccaactggcagctattccgagtcgaacaaaaaaagaatcacgtaaatcggtctataaacctcggagtaatcgatgtgtatgtgtaacctcctcctttttgggaagtcggttgttgttaaaaattgaataattttatcaaattagtgtattgtcatcggtcctcaacaaatctacaaagtttgaacgaaatctggccgtttaaagtgggtcaaaatcgcgcccaaagaagtcggttacaaacaaacatacaaacctacaaacatacaggtgaagctaataaaaagcgtgtaaaaatcaGTGCTTTCAGTC is a genomic window containing:
- the LOC110371351 gene encoding uncharacterized protein LOC110371351 isoform X2, which translates into the protein MALVMLPCDLPWWTSVQRHLKHLLLASSPAKLTASMLKIHDMCNIGIDPDDDIKDPELMKGLEVFLEEEMTEDERRHFLDNTIRIMVNKALHLKRWRPPKGLMFSLQQQSDVTELEYNFVSALVAHAFFSTNPKRTLKTHPTLQDFNFTHFFKNLHRKSQRNKLKSLLHYFEWLDKSSNEGSIKLSRQVMTSKQWLTIEDWLECTLPLCKLQVRHEGRPERCENDEAIRVCFASSRVGGDTLIDGDSQESLSMFMMPELLPAMLSVEALEDNEVLKVEGVRLFSRICDKRQKTKVELLEEPKTVTVCLMDAEDYSKLPLSQWEEDNVLRELNKCLLAFQQTPMKSRDGNRHERRLSPIGESFSHTPPEVEATVVIKQASSCSTLNSYNSRSPSPQNYCAATLNLNDPSAEFTKKKCWLSPDGGMLNNRRGRFIVLGSSGECLPVTRSTGGIQDGQEDSLYSSCNSSDDEYHSANDSFDYGSEDEGRGESARPNSFQYLKELSTEERRLSFADRLREALRREAEHSTTTSTGDWSTDSSSYAVGISISGAEVQDNDIRVKRGGSVGFVLTEKETVSNGDPSPRHRPIGRKETGNSSKYSFSTEYTSELEEVYEQFNQWLNDPIVDSESGEHKNRELDSRDLAVIRFAGSLLKRTLSESLAVGGAGGGADAAELYGREPRALPPRPLALAARSLSLELARHKHRLAAHLKRKVKESIPEEIIEGTRAIDTTHSDEVKCTDKSTETGSVPPNPSLRKKKLNWMINMIVETIEETVECEPVTVKLKKPKLAHKIVSGGSCRPVATGNWGCGTRLRGHPQLKLLLQWLAASVAGVPALIYYTFGNEKLFKLDTLVRVLVDRKWTVGQLARAVLKFARQTLHEPHVIPDNHSLFDELIGIEKIPDDT
- the LOC110371351 gene encoding uncharacterized protein LOC110371351 isoform X1 codes for the protein MALVMLPCDLPWWTSVQRHLKHLLLASSPAKLTASMLKIHDMCNIGIDPDDDIKDPELMKGLEVFLEEEMTEDERRHFLDNTIRIMVNKALHLKRWRPPKGLMFSLQQQSDVTELEYNFVSALVAHAFFSTNPKRTLKTHPTLQDFNFTHFFKNLHRKSQRNKLKSLLHYFEWLDKSSNEGSIKLSRQVMTSKQWLTIEDWLECTLPLCKLQVRHEGRPERCENDEAIRVCFASSRVGGDTLIDGDSQESLSMFMMPELLPAMLSVEALEDNEVLKVEGVRLFSRICDKRQKTKVELLEEPKTVTVCLMDAEDYSKLPLSQWEEDNVLRELNKCLLAFQQTPMKSRDGNRHERRLSPIGESFSHTPPEVEATVVIKQASSCSTLNSYNSRSPSPQNYCAATLNLNDPSAEFTKKKCWLSPDGGMLNNRRGRFIVLGSSGECLPVTRSTGGIQDGQEDSLYSSCNSSDDEYHSANDSFDYGSEDEGRGESARPNSFQYLKELSTEERRLSFADRLREALRREAEHSTTTSTGDWSTDSSSYAVGISISGAEVQDNDIRVKRGGSVGFVLTEKETVSNGDPSPRHRPIGRKETGNSSKYSFSTEYTSELEEVYEQFNQWLNDPIVDSESGEHKNRELDSRDLAVIRFAGSLLKRTLSESLAVGGAGGGADAAELYGREPRALPPRPLALAARSLSLELARHKHRLAAHLKRKVKESIPEEIIEGTRAIDTTHSDEVKCTDKSTETGSVPPNPSLRKKKLNWMINMIVETIEETVECEPVTVKLKKPKLSQLAHKIVSGGSCRPVATGNWGCGTRLRGHPQLKLLLQWLAASVAGVPALIYYTFGNEKLFKLDTLVRVLVDRKWTVGQLARAVLKFARQTLHEPHVIPDNHSLFDELIGIEKIPDDT